The following are encoded together in the Thunnus maccoyii chromosome 18, fThuMac1.1, whole genome shotgun sequence genome:
- the hmox2b gene encoding heme oxygenase 2 — protein sequence MSEEKMNGTGAVYEEKEDTLSPDDLSEMLAAGTKDVHEKAENTQFVKDFLRGRIRKELFKLGAVALYYTYTAMEEEIERNKDHPHFAPLYFPAELHRHEALARDLEYFYGPDWQSQVSCSQAAQRYVDRIHQVGQEDPVLLVAHAYTRYMGDLSGGQVLKKVAQRALKLPPTGEGLEFYQFDAIHSAKAFKQLYRSRMNELELDMETKKRLVDEAVKAFQFNMEVFEELEEIGKTFQEDVLDAGMPVHGEMGGDISKCPYYTAKMAATGGTAYACQLAMAVLRHPTGQVLFATWFAALAGLAAWYLM from the exons ATGTCGGAAGAAAAGATGAATGGAACGGGGGCTGTAtatgaggagaaagaggacaCCCTCAG tcCTGATGATCTGTCTGAGATGCTCGCAGCAGGGACCAAGGATGTTCATGAAAAAGCTGAGAACACCCAGTTTGTGAAGGATTTCCTCAGGGGACGCATCCGCAAAGAGCTCTTCAAG CTTGGTGCCGTAGCACTCTACTATACTTACACAGCCATGGAGGAGGAGATCGAAAGGAACAAGGACCATCCCCATTTCGCCCCGCTTTATTTTCCTGCAGAGTTGCACCGCCACGAGGCTCTGGCCCGTGACCTTGAGTACTTTTACGGCCCTGACTGGCAGAGCCAGGTCAGCTGCTCCCAGGCCGCCCAACGCTATGTGGACCGTATCCACCAAGTAGGGCAGGAGGACCCAGTGCTGCTGGTGGCCCACGCCTACACCCGCTACATGGGGGACCTATCTGGGGGCCAGGTGCTGAAGAAAGTGGCGCAGAGAGCCTTGAAGCTTCCTCCCACAGGAGAGGGGTTGGAATTCTATCAGTTTGATGCCATCCACAGTGCCAAAGCATTCAAGCAGCTGTACCGCAGTCGGATGAACGAGCTGGAGCTGGACATGGAAACAAAGAAGAGGCTGGTGGACGAGGCTGTCAAGGCCTTCCAGTTCAACATGGAG GTttttgaggagctggaagagATTGGTAAAACCTTCCAGGAGGATGTTTTAGATGCCGGCATGCCTGTCCATGGAGAAATGGGTGGAGACATCAGCAAATGTCCCTACTATACCGCCAAAATGG CGGCCACCGGTGGAACAGCATACGCATGTCAGCTCGCCATGGCTGTGCTCCGACACCCAACAGGACAGGTGCTGTTTGCTACTTGGTTTGCTGCTTTGGCTGGATTGGCTGCATGGTATCTGATGTGA